The DNA sequence GCCTGCGCAAGAGCCAGACCATGAGCAGCATCCTGCTGCCGCAGGCGGTCACGGCGATGCTCCCGGCGATCGTCAGCCAGCTGGTCGTCATCGTGAAGGACACCGCGCTGGGCGGCGTGATGCTCGGCTTCACCGAGCTGCTGAACTCGCGCGGCACGCTGGCGGCCAACTACGCCAACGTCATCCCCAGCTTCATCGTCGTGGCGGTCATCTTCATCGTCCTGAACTTCATCCTCACCTCGTTCGCCTCCTGGCTCGAGGCACGTCTGCGCCGCAGCAAGCGCAGCACGGGTGCGGTGCTCGGCGCCGAGGACGTCGACGACCTCAACGCGGCCGAGGTCGGGGGCCCGCACAAGGCCGGTGGCGGCGCCGTCTGACGCACGCCTGCCGTACGACATGACTGTGGCCCGCCGTTTCCCGGCGGGCCACAGTCATGTGGAGTGGCGGGCCGCCCCAGGCGGTGCGGAAGAGCGGTGCGCCCCGGACACATGTGATGAACAGTCAAGTGATGGGACCGGTCCGGCTCCATGTCATGATCGCCACTGGCCTTCGGTCACTTGACGCAAGCACCGGCAATAGGTTGCATACGTTCTGTGATCGTGCACCCTGCTCCATCTTCCTGTTCCGCTCCGTCCCTTCGGACGTCACTTCGAGCAGGGGGCGCCGCGCCGTGGACCCGGTGATCATTGTCGGAGCCGGCCCCGTCGGGCTGGCGCTCGCGCTGGCACTGGCCCGTCAGGAGGTGCCGTGCGTGGTCCTCGACGAAGGACCGGGCAAGGAGGAACCCCGCCCGGCCCGCACCGTCGTCCTGCGCGAGGACACCGCCGCCCTGATGGAACGGCTCACCGGCGTGCCGCTCGCACGCGCCGGTGTCCGTTGGGCCGGATGGCGGTCGATGCGGCGCAAGCAGGTGATGTGTGAGATCACCTTCGGCGACGCGGAGCCCGCTCCCCTGCACATCGCCCAGCACGTCCTGACCGGAGCCCTGCGGCGGGCCCTCGCCGGCGAAGGGCTCGTCAGAATCGCCGTGGACAGCCGTCTGGACGCCGTGGAACAGGAGCCGGCGGGCGTCTCCGCGCACACCCGCGGCCCCAAGGGCACCTGGTGGCGGGGCAGTTACCTGGTCGGCTGCGACGGCCCGCGCTCGACCGTGCGCAAGCTCCAGGACATCCGCTTCCCGGGCCGCACCGCGGTGGAACGTCACGCCGTGGCCGCGCTGCGCACGGAGCTTCCGTGGCCTGACGAAGCGTTGCTGCACCGTGCGCCGCCGTGGCGCACGTCCGGGCCCTCGGCCGGTGAGATCAGCGCGCGGCCGCTGCCGGACGGGGTGTGGCGCCTGGACTGGCTGCTGCCGCCGGGCAAGGACCTGGTCACCCCCGAGCTGCTGCTGGCCCGCGTCCGGGAGACCCTGGCCGGCTGGACCGGCGGCCCGACCCCGCCGTACGAACTCCTGGACACCGGGGTGCACACCGTCCATCACCGGCTGGCCCGGCGCTGGCGGGCCGAGCGGGTGTTCCTCGCCGGGGACGCGGCCCATCTGCTGGGCACACTGGGCACGCACGGTCTGGACGAGGGGCTGCGTGACGTCGACAACCTCGCCTGGAAGCTGGCGCTGGCCTGGCACCACGGTCCGCACGAGGCGCTGCTGGACAGCTACCAGACCGAGCGGCGCGCGATCCTCGCCTCCCGGCTGCGCGCAGCCGACCAGGCACTGCCGCTGGTGCGGGGCGGCGGCGGGCTGCGTTCCTACGTCCCCGGCTCGGCGCGCGGGCACGATGCGCTGCTGCTGGACGGGCATCTGGGGCGGGGCGCGCTGGGCGCGCCGGGGATCCACGCCGAC is a window from the Streptomyces capillispiralis genome containing:
- a CDS encoding FAD-dependent monooxygenase, which gives rise to MDPVIIVGAGPVGLALALALARQEVPCVVLDEGPGKEEPRPARTVVLREDTAALMERLTGVPLARAGVRWAGWRSMRRKQVMCEITFGDAEPAPLHIAQHVLTGALRRALAGEGLVRIAVDSRLDAVEQEPAGVSAHTRGPKGTWWRGSYLVGCDGPRSTVRKLQDIRFPGRTAVERHAVAALRTELPWPDEALLHRAPPWRTSGPSAGEISARPLPDGVWRLDWLLPPGKDLVTPELLLARVRETLAGWTGGPTPPYELLDTGVHTVHHRLARRWRAERVFLAGDAAHLLGTLGTHGLDEGLRDVDNLAWKLALAWHHGPHEALLDSYQTERRAILASRLRAADQALPLVRGGGGLRSYVPGSARGHDALLLDGHLGRGALGAPGIHADSPLAPGRLEGEVAVGTVPGAAVTDVRVTAEDGTFVRLRSRLGRGALLVVLVAPGTGVWERRHWVSAGIMPRLAAAVSALPHPAELLVAESYPGAAAHTVLLVRPDGHLVTALSGVRPADLYAAARAALGGSATEEAGAEEESGTGDSHGADARADAGAGSR